CAGCACAGTGAGCACATTTCAGAGCAACATTTCTACAAATCAGATCAGTGATTCTGAGCAGGACAGCAGGTTGGATCTGTGTCAGGTTTCAGTTTGTGCTGTGCTGAGTTAAGGCTCACCGGGCAGATGAAGGTCATGCTCCCACACTCGTGTCTCCTCGGGATCTTGCACCATCAGCATCACTTCCTCTGCGTTCGTTGTCAGGATGATCTCAAAGGTCGGGTGGTAATTTGGTCCGTAATTTTCAAAAAACTCTGCACGCTGAAGCGAAATGGAAACGCACAATTTAAAACAGCTTTGTGGATCAACTGTCTGCTGACACTCAGCCACTGATACTCACTGCAGGCTGTATTTTAAAGTCGTGCGGGGCGCTGCTCAGACTGTACTtttgacctttgtggaaataaCAGAAGGACGGCGCTTCGATGTACTCTGAAGCAGCGTGCTGCACTTTCACCTTTAGAGACATCACAACATTTTCTTAGTGCATGAATAGTTTCAGAGCTTCAAAGCAAACAGATACAGAACAATCAGAGGATTTATTCATGCAGAAGCCATTTAATGATTTCATGATAAAGTCATACGTCGTGCAGAGGGACGTTTCCTGGGAGCAGCATCACACTGAGGATGGGGCGTGGCCTGTTTCTCAGGAAGAGCAGGACTTGGCCACGAACGGGTTTCGTCATGTAATTGAAAAACCGCTTAGCGAGATCCCAGACGAGGCCAAAGGCAGAGAGGTGAGGGACGTCCACGACCACGTGAGTTTCAGTGATCTCCAGAGGCTGTATGATGCTCATGCCATCATCCGTGATGTGGACC
This genomic stretch from Pelmatolapia mariae isolate MD_Pm_ZW unplaced genomic scaffold, Pm_UMD_F_2 NODE_ptg000565l+_length_21157_cov_1, whole genome shotgun sequence harbors:
- the LOC135932377 gene encoding NACHT, LRR and PYD domains-containing protein 1b allele 5-like yields the protein MSSILKHCVSFRFLFPGPGLFQCSLTGLVFDVTGESEVTYKTLIWDPLVLQPAHKVAGGPLFGIECPQDSIRQLHLPHCEPEPALVSDSISVVHITDDGMSIIQPLEITETHVVVDVPHLSAFGLVWDLAKRFFNYMTKPVRGQVLLFLRNRPRPILSVMLLPGNVPLHDVKVQHAASEYIEAPSFCYFHKGQKYSLSSAPHDFKIQPARAEFFENYGPNYHPTFEIILTTNAEEVMLMVQDPEETRVWEHDLHLP